The following are encoded together in the Desulfobacterales bacterium genome:
- a CDS encoding type II toxin-antitoxin system HicB family antitoxin, translated as MRLRVIIEQDEDGIFIAEVPSLPGCISQGVTRTESLKNIKEAIEAYLESLKKHREPIPPSIYEEIVEVAV; from the coding sequence ATGAGATTAAGGGTTATAATTGAACAAGATGAAGATGGGATATTTATCGCTGAAGTTCCGTCTTTACCTGGATGTATCTCTCAAGGAGTCACAAGGACAGAATCTTTAAAAAATATTAAAGAAGCGATAGAAGCTTATTTAGAAAGTCTAAAAAAACATCGAGAGCCAATCCCTCCATCAATATATGAAGAAATAGTCGAGGTAGCGGTGTGA
- the hisD gene encoding histidinol dehydrogenase: MLIYNYPSKELDEKLQIISNRCININSDDFAKVNQIIEEVKKHGDKALIEFVKKFDSPELTIESLKVSDEEINIAKKEVDEDLKKSIAIAASNIETFHKRQLEKSWFTMDRDGTFLGQIVNSVNSAGVYVPGGKGGTTPLVSSVLMGAIPAKIAGVENIIMATPSRKDGTINPNLLFAAQTAGIKNIFKVGSAWAIAAMAFGTNTIPKVDIIVGPGNIYVTIAKKIVSGIVGIDMIAGPSEILVIADKTAHPDFIAADLISQAEHDEMASSILITTSKAIAKQTLESLEKQINTLARKEIAAKSLKTYGAIILVQNIDEAFSISNKIAPEHLELQISSPYESLGKIKNAGAVFIGNFTPEPIGDYIAGPNHVLPTASTARFSSALSVKHFIKRTSVVGYSEKAFKKEANDVIRLAEIESLHGHAYSVKVRMQN, encoded by the coding sequence ATGTTAATTTATAATTACCCATCAAAAGAGCTTGATGAAAAGCTTCAAATAATTTCAAATAGATGTATAAATATAAACAGCGATGATTTTGCCAAAGTAAATCAAATAATTGAAGAAGTTAAAAAGCATGGAGACAAAGCTTTGATCGAGTTCGTCAAAAAATTTGATTCGCCTGAGCTTACTATAGAATCCCTAAAAGTTTCTGATGAAGAAATCAATATCGCAAAAAAAGAAGTCGATGAAGATTTAAAAAAATCAATAGCTATTGCTGCGTCGAATATAGAAACTTTTCATAAACGTCAATTAGAAAAATCATGGTTCACCATGGACAGAGATGGAACATTTCTCGGTCAAATTGTAAATTCTGTAAATTCAGCCGGAGTATATGTGCCTGGAGGTAAAGGCGGAACAACACCCCTTGTCTCTTCAGTTCTTATGGGAGCAATCCCAGCCAAGATTGCTGGAGTTGAAAATATAATAATGGCAACTCCCTCACGAAAAGATGGAACAATAAACCCGAACCTTTTATTTGCAGCACAAACTGCTGGAATTAAAAATATTTTTAAAGTTGGAAGTGCATGGGCTATAGCTGCAATGGCTTTTGGCACTAATACTATTCCTAAAGTTGATATTATAGTTGGCCCTGGAAATATATATGTAACAATCGCAAAAAAAATCGTTTCTGGTATAGTCGGCATTGATATGATAGCTGGGCCAAGCGAAATTTTAGTTATTGCTGATAAAACAGCTCATCCTGATTTTATAGCGGCAGACCTTATTTCCCAAGCTGAACACGATGAAATGGCATCATCAATTCTAATTACTACTTCAAAAGCTATAGCCAAACAAACATTAGAATCCCTTGAAAAACAGATAAACACATTAGCTCGAAAAGAAATCGCCGCAAAATCCCTCAAAACTTATGGAGCGATAATTCTTGTTCAAAATATAGATGAAGCATTTTCAATCTCTAATAAAATTGCCCCAGAACATTTAGAACTACAAATAAGCTCTCCTTACGAAAGCTTAGGAAAAATTAAAAATGCAGGAGCTGTTTTTATTGGAAATTTTACACCAGAACCTATTGGAGATTATATTGCAGGTCCAAACCACGTACTTCCAACCGCTTCAACAGCTCGTTTTTCATCGGCTTTGTCGGTAAAACATTTTATAAAAAGAACGAGTGTTGTAGGTTATTCTGAAAAAGCTTTTAAAAAAGAAGCAAATGACGTAATAAGACTTGCTGAAATAGAGAGCCTTCATGGTCATGCATACTCTGTAAAAGTTAGAATGCAAAATTAA